In a single window of the Melissococcus plutonius ATCC 35311 genome:
- the cbpB gene encoding cyclic-di-AMP-binding protein CbpB — MIGTTIEKLMLEKAGSFLIPAENVANVMSSHPLNHAVLVLSKVKYSKIPVLDKNDQFVGLISLADIMGKMFSITSIDLKNLNKYTVSDVMEREVTVIHEDWELEDVLHFLVDTSFLPVVDKYQCFKGIITRKEILKAVNHLAHELEKSYVVLAKSSEEDKKDKIKIS, encoded by the coding sequence ATGATTGGAACAACGATTGAAAAATTAATGTTAGAAAAAGCAGGTTCGTTTTTAATTCCAGCGGAAAATGTAGCCAATGTAATGAGTTCACATCCCTTAAACCATGCCGTATTGGTTTTATCAAAAGTAAAATATTCAAAGATCCCTGTATTGGATAAAAATGATCAATTTGTAGGACTTATTAGTTTAGCAGATATTATGGGAAAAATGTTTAGCATAACTTCGATTGATCTAAAAAACCTGAATAAATATACTGTATCTGATGTTATGGAAAGAGAGGTTACTGTCATTCATGAAGACTGGGAATTAGAAGATGTCTTGCATTTTTTAGTAGATACTTCTTTTTTACCAGTCGTTGATAAGTATCAGTGCTTTAAAGGAATTATTACTAGAAAAGAAATTCTTAAAGCAGTAAATCATTTAGCACATGAACTTGAAAAATCCTATGTTGTTTTAGCTAAATCTTCAGAAGAAGACAAAAAAGATAAAATAAAAATTAGTTAA
- a CDS encoding aldo/keto reductase: MAIEKFKQLANGVSMPRLGLGVWRVNDGKEATMAVKWALTDGYRLIDTAAIYGNEQGVGQGIKQSGMQREEIFVTTKLWNEDQGYESTFKAFEQSLEKLGLDYIDLYLIHWPVTGKYKDSWRAMEEIYRSGKAKAIGVSNFQQKHLENLMTEATITPMVDQIELHPTLTQKALTNYLADNKIAVEAWSPLGQGSALKNDHIIKIGEKYHKSAAQVIIRWHLQNDHIVIPKSVHEERIKENFDVFNFGLTEEEMQQISQLNTNTRLGTNPDTYDIY; the protein is encoded by the coding sequence ATGGCAATTGAAAAGTTTAAACAATTAGCAAATGGCGTCTCAATGCCTAGATTAGGATTAGGTGTTTGGCGGGTAAATGATGGAAAAGAAGCAACGATGGCAGTAAAGTGGGCATTAACAGATGGCTATCGATTGATTGACACAGCAGCGATTTATGGAAATGAGCAAGGTGTTGGTCAGGGAATTAAGCAATCAGGCATGCAAAGAGAAGAAATTTTTGTAACGACTAAATTATGGAATGAGGATCAAGGATATGAATCTACCTTCAAAGCTTTTGAACAGAGCCTTGAAAAATTAGGATTGGATTATATTGATTTATATTTAATTCATTGGCCCGTAACTGGAAAATATAAAGATTCTTGGCGTGCTATGGAAGAAATCTATCGAAGTGGAAAAGCAAAAGCGATAGGAGTATCTAATTTCCAACAAAAACATTTAGAAAATCTGATGACAGAAGCAACAATTACACCAATGGTTGATCAAATCGAATTACATCCAACACTTACACAAAAGGCATTAACAAATTATCTAGCTGATAACAAAATTGCTGTTGAAGCATGGTCACCACTTGGACAGGGAAGTGCTTTAAAAAATGATCATATCATAAAAATAGGAGAAAAATACCATAAATCAGCAGCCCAAGTAATTATTCGCTGGCATTTACAAAATGATCATATTGTCATTCCAAAATCTGTTCATGAAGAAAGAATTAAAGAAAATTTTGATGTCTTTAATTTTGGGTTGACAGAAGAAGAAATGCAACAAATTAGTCAATTAAATACAAATACACGTTTAGGAACTAATCCTGACACTTATGATATTTATTAA
- the racE gene encoding glutamate racemase: MNDQYAIGLIDSGVGGLTVVKELCRQLPNENFIYLGDTAHCPYGSKPTEQVIQYTWQMTNFLLRKKIKLLVIACNTATAAVLEEIKNTLDIPVIGVIAPGARAAIAATKSQRIGVIGTEGTIKSQAYEKNIKLLVEKSFVSCLACPSFVPLVEMGNYHTIKAKEIVTKTLAPLKLKQLDTLVLGCTHYPLLRSFIQTAIGSQVTLIDPSIETVKEIQDLLAHSNKLTSNQTNNNPSRKFYTTGSIKTFEKIAIDWLEQEIDVEYVRLGETAND, encoded by the coding sequence GTGAATGACCAATATGCGATCGGCCTAATTGATTCTGGTGTAGGTGGTTTGACAGTTGTAAAAGAATTATGCCGACAACTTCCTAATGAAAATTTTATTTATTTAGGAGACACTGCACATTGTCCATATGGATCAAAGCCGACAGAACAAGTAATTCAATATACTTGGCAGATGACTAATTTTTTACTCAGAAAAAAAATAAAATTGCTAGTTATCGCATGCAATACAGCAACAGCTGCTGTACTAGAAGAAATAAAAAATACATTAGACATACCTGTTATAGGTGTAATCGCTCCTGGAGCTAGAGCGGCTATTGCTGCTACGAAAAGTCAGCGGATTGGTGTTATTGGCACCGAAGGAACTATTAAAAGTCAAGCATATGAAAAGAATATAAAACTATTAGTTGAAAAAAGCTTTGTAAGCTGTTTGGCCTGTCCATCCTTTGTTCCATTAGTGGAGATGGGGAATTATCATACAATAAAAGCGAAAGAAATTGTTACTAAAACGTTAGCTCCGTTGAAATTGAAACAACTGGATACTTTAGTTTTAGGGTGTACGCATTACCCGTTATTAAGATCGTTTATTCAAACAGCAATTGGATCACAAGTCACCTTGATTGATCCGAGTATTGAAACAGTTAAAGAAATTCAGGATTTATTAGCACATTCTAATAAACTGACTTCAAATCAGACAAACAACAATCCAAGTAGGAAATTTTACACGACTGGTTCAATAAAAACATTTGAAAAAATTGCAATAGATTGGTTAGAACAGGAAATAGATGTTGAATATGTACGGTTAGGAGAGACAGCGAATGATTAG
- the rph gene encoding ribonuclease PH — MIRNDGRGEQQLRSITIETNVFKYPEGSVVISFGDTKVICSATIEEKVPFFLKDSEKGWVTAEYSMLPRATQRRNRRDSNKGKLNGRATEIQRLISRSLRAVVDLEKLTGKSIIIDCDVIQADGGTRTASITGAFVALKLAVEKLLQQGLLTENPIKEYLAAVSVGMLSNDNCITDLNYEEDTAAKVDMNLVMTETGNFVEIQGTGEEATFSGEELNTMLFYGKQAIEELISIQKQAIVINERKSKKVNGNTIVIATSNLGKANEFKKIFEQKGYQVKTLLDYPELPKIEETGKTFEENARLKAETIASILNQPVLADDSGLIVKALDGMPGIYSARFAGEPTNDAANNARLLYEMTNVPKEDRQATFHCTLVLAAPKMESLVVSGEWQGEIATIPRGEHGFGYDPLFYVPEFHKTSAEMSNEEKNRHSHRAKAIENLEQKWKQWIARWEMIE; from the coding sequence ATGATTAGAAATGACGGGAGAGGCGAACAACAACTTAGATCAATTACTATCGAAACAAATGTTTTTAAATATCCTGAAGGTTCTGTCGTGATTTCTTTTGGTGATACAAAAGTTATTTGCTCAGCTACGATTGAAGAGAAGGTGCCTTTTTTTTTGAAAGACTCAGAAAAAGGTTGGGTAACTGCCGAGTATAGTATGTTGCCAAGAGCAACACAAAGACGAAATCGACGAGATAGTAATAAAGGTAAACTTAATGGACGAGCAACAGAAATTCAACGTCTAATTAGTCGCTCTTTAAGAGCAGTTGTTGATTTGGAGAAATTAACCGGGAAAAGTATTATCATAGATTGTGACGTTATTCAAGCAGATGGGGGTACCCGTACAGCGAGTATTACAGGAGCATTTGTTGCTTTAAAATTAGCTGTTGAAAAATTACTTCAGCAAGGATTACTTACAGAAAATCCAATTAAGGAGTACTTGGCAGCAGTTAGTGTTGGTATGCTATCTAATGACAATTGTATAACAGATTTGAATTATGAAGAAGATACTGCTGCAAAGGTAGATATGAATCTAGTGATGACTGAAACTGGAAATTTTGTTGAAATTCAAGGAACCGGAGAAGAAGCAACATTTTCAGGTGAAGAATTGAATACCATGCTTTTTTATGGTAAACAAGCGATTGAAGAATTAATTTCAATTCAAAAACAAGCAATAGTAATCAACGAAAGAAAAAGCAAGAAAGTGAATGGGAATACCATTGTGATTGCTACCAGTAATTTAGGAAAAGCGAATGAATTTAAGAAAATTTTTGAACAAAAAGGATATCAGGTAAAAACGTTACTAGATTATCCGGAATTACCTAAAATTGAAGAAACAGGAAAGACATTCGAAGAGAATGCTCGCTTAAAAGCTGAAACAATTGCTAGTATTTTGAATCAACCAGTTTTAGCAGATGATTCTGGTTTAATAGTTAAAGCATTAGATGGTATGCCTGGAATTTACTCAGCCAGATTTGCTGGTGAACCAACCAATGATGCGGCGAATAATGCTCGTTTACTTTATGAGATGACAAACGTTCCCAAAGAAGATAGACAAGCAACCTTTCATTGTACTTTAGTATTAGCAGCTCCTAAAATGGAAAGTCTGGTTGTTTCAGGAGAATGGCAGGGAGAGATAGCAACCATTCCACGTGGGGAGCATGGATTTGGCTATGATCCATTATTTTATGTGCCAGAATTTCATAAAACTTCAGCAGAAATGTCTAATGAGGAAAAAAATCGACACAGTCATCGAGCAAAAGCGATAGAAAATTTAGAACAAAAATGGAAGCAATGGATTGCACGTTGGGAGATGATCGAATGA
- a CDS encoding VOC family protein encodes MKMLHTCIRVKDLEMSLNFYQQAFQFKEKNRRDFPENQFTLVYLTLPEDDYELELTYNYNHSAYELGNGYGHIAIGTENLEELHQTHKKAGFTVTDLKGLPGTNPSYYFITDPDGYKIEVIRS; translated from the coding sequence ATGAAGATGCTTCATACTTGTATACGAGTGAAAGATCTAGAAATGTCACTAAACTTTTATCAACAAGCATTTCAATTTAAAGAAAAGAATCGCCGTGATTTTCCAGAAAATCAATTTACTTTAGTTTATTTAACCTTACCAGAAGATGACTATGAATTAGAACTTACCTATAATTATAATCATAGTGCTTATGAACTTGGTAATGGATATGGTCATATTGCAATTGGCACAGAGAACCTTGAAGAACTTCATCAAACACATAAAAAAGCCGGTTTTACTGTGACAGATCTTAAGGGATTACCTGGAACTAATCCTTCTTATTATTTTATTACAGATCCAGATGGTTACAAAATCGAAGTTATTCGCAGCTAA
- a CDS encoding metallophosphoesterase has protein sequence MNYLVISDSHGDRDILVELVDRYEEKVDGMFHCGDSELSSEDDIWQHFLVVRGNCDYNADFPDFVTEQIGEDKIFMTHGHLMNVQQDLMNLALKAEQVKATIALFGHTHRIGCEMHNHVLYLNPGSILLPRDPISVQAYALINSHKTGYDITYYDRNHQQMDHLHFVFHK, from the coding sequence ATGAATTATTTAGTTATCAGCGATAGTCATGGCGATCGTGATATTTTAGTTGAATTGGTCGATCGCTATGAAGAAAAGGTAGATGGTATGTTTCATTGTGGCGATTCTGAACTTTCAAGCGAAGATGATATTTGGCAACATTTTTTAGTTGTTCGTGGTAATTGTGATTATAATGCTGATTTTCCAGATTTCGTTACTGAACAAATTGGAGAGGATAAAATTTTTATGACACACGGACATCTAATGAATGTCCAACAAGATCTCATGAACTTAGCTTTAAAAGCAGAACAGGTAAAAGCAACCATTGCTTTATTTGGTCATACGCATAGGATTGGTTGCGAAATGCATAATCATGTGCTTTACTTAAATCCTGGTAGCATTCTTTTACCAAGAGATCCCATTTCGGTTCAAGCCTATGCACTTATTAATAGTCATAAAACGGGTTATGATATCACCTATTATGATCGTAACCATCAACAAATGGATCATCTACATTTTGTTTTTCATAAATAA
- a CDS encoding mechanosensitive ion channel family protein, whose protein sequence is MFLINQINNEAIKSSTDIKKETIRNVNAVERFFNSIDWDQIVTILIEKIVYVFLLCLLFFFIQKIGQFVIHRAYQQYDRNKGTNESRLRTIHTLTTNAFNYLIFFLFTYSILTVVGVPVGSLLAGAGIAGVAIGLGAQGFINDLITGFLVISEQQMDVGDRVNLTPLRIIGTVKAIGLRTTQIKSDDGTIHFVPNRNISIISNLSRANMQIQIDVRINPEEGYPQIVSVIRRINDRLKEEYNEIIQTDPAIFGLIDLGNSNFAIRITVYVLNGQQSEMKEKFLSYYVSELSVAGFTIPNTPIH, encoded by the coding sequence ATGTTTTTAATCAATCAGATCAATAATGAGGCAATTAAATCTAGTACAGATATAAAAAAAGAAACCATTCGTAATGTAAATGCTGTAGAACGTTTTTTTAATAGTATTGACTGGGATCAAATTGTTACAATTTTAATAGAAAAAATTGTCTATGTTTTTTTATTATGTTTATTATTTTTTTTCATTCAAAAAATTGGTCAATTTGTCATTCATCGTGCCTATCAACAATATGATAGAAATAAAGGAACAAATGAAAGTCGTCTACGAACTATCCATACTTTAACAACCAATGCATTTAATTATCTGATCTTTTTTCTTTTTACCTATTCTATACTAACCGTTGTTGGCGTACCTGTCGGCTCTTTACTTGCTGGTGCTGGTATTGCCGGTGTTGCTATTGGTTTAGGTGCACAAGGCTTTATCAATGACTTAATTACAGGTTTTTTAGTTATTTCTGAGCAGCAAATGGATGTTGGTGATCGAGTGAATCTAACTCCTTTAAGAATCATTGGTACAGTAAAAGCAATTGGTCTAAGAACAACACAGATTAAATCAGATGACGGTACCATCCATTTTGTTCCTAACCGTAACATTAGCATAATTAGCAATCTTTCTCGTGCAAACATGCAAATTCAAATCGATGTTCGAATTAATCCAGAAGAAGGCTATCCACAGATTGTTTCTGTTATTCGCCGTATCAATGATCGATTAAAAGAAGAATATAATGAAATTATCCAAACCGATCCAGCAATTTTTGGTTTAATCGATTTAGGAAATAGTAATTTTGCTATTAGAATTACTGTTTATGTGTTAAATGGTCAACAATCTGAAATGAAAGAGAAATTCTTATCTTATTATGTTAGTGAATTATCTGTAGCTGGTTTTACTATTCCAAATACACCTATTCATTAA